The Burkholderiales bacterium DNA segment TGGCAAGCCGAGTAGCCGATCGAAAGCAGGATCGGCTTGTCGTCGCGCTTGGCGAGCGCGAGCGCTTCGTCGTTCCACGCGTGCCAATCGACTGGATTGCCGGCGTGCTGCTGCAGGTATGGACTGGTTTCGGAGGCGAGGCGATTGGGCATGAAGGCGAACTTGTTGAGTCGTACGTTATTTAGTACGATCAGAGCATCAAAGATTCCATGGGAGCCAGCATGTCTAATCTTACCGCCAGCGAAGCCCGAGCCAATCTTTATCGGCTGATCGATGAAACCGCAAGCAATCATGAGCCAGTGGTGATTGCCGGCAAGCGAAACTCGGCCGTGCTGATAGCCGAAGCAGACTGGCGCGCGATACAGGAAACACTGTACCTGCTGTCCATTCCCGGCATGCGCGAATCGATCCGCAAAGGACTGAAGACAACCCCGGACAAATGTCTGACGGGGCCGGGTTGGTGAAATGGCGCGTTGTATTTACCCGACAGGCGCAAAAGGACGCCAAAAAAATCGCCGCCGCCGGATTGCGCAACAGCGCCGAACAGCTTTTAGAGTTGCTGGGCAACAATCCGTTTCAAAACCCACCGGCTTTCGAAAAGCTCATCGGCGACCTTGCCGGC contains these protein-coding regions:
- a CDS encoding type II toxin-antitoxin system Phd/YefM family antitoxin — protein: MSNLTASEARANLYRLIDETASNHEPVVIAGKRNSAVLIAEADWRAIQETLYLLSIPGMRESIRKGLKTTPDKCLTGPGW
- a CDS encoding Txe/YoeB family addiction module toxin, whose amino-acid sequence is MKWRVVFTRQAQKDAKKIAAAGLRNSAEQLLELLGNNPFQNPPAFEKLIGDLAGAYSRRINIQHRLVYQVLKEEKTVKIIRM